Proteins from a genomic interval of Trifolium pratense cultivar HEN17-A07 linkage group LG6, ARS_RC_1.1, whole genome shotgun sequence:
- the LOC123892740 gene encoding heat shock 70 kDa protein 4-like — MAKKYEGHAVGIDLGTTYSCVAVWHEQHSRVEIIHNDQGNRTTPSCVAFTDKQRLIGDAAKNQAATNPQNTIFDAKRLIGRQFSDDVVQKDINLWPFKVIADVNNKPMVVVRYKGQEKQLCAEEISSMVLIKMREIAEAYLESPVKNAVITVPAYFNDSQRKATKDAGAIAGLDVMRIMSEPTAAAIAYSLDKRINCVVERNIFVFDLGGGTFDVSLVTIKDKVFQVKATAGNTHLGGEDFDNRMVNYFVEEFKRKKKVDISGNPRAMRRLRTTCERVKRILSFSVDTTIEVDALFEGIDFSSSITRAKFEEINMDLFNECMETVESCLNDSKMDKSSVDDVVLVGGSSRIPKVQQLLRDFFKGKDLCKSINPDEAVAFGAAVLASLLTDGIKNAPNLELVDVTPLSLGLRLNHDCMEVVIPRNTTIPVKKTLDCATSKDNQSSALIKVYEGERALASENNFLGSFRLSGLSPALRGHPLDVCFSIDENGILTVSVEEVSTGNLSEIVIINYRDRLSAVEIKKLIHEAESYCAEDKKFLQMAQAKNALDDCIYKIESAIKKQNINLKLSTPENKKINVAIKMAKELLDENDLHEVDLLEDHLENLESMFEDLCINRT; from the exons ATGGCGAAAAAATACGAAGGACATGCTGTGGGAATCGACCTTGGTACAACATATTCTTGTGTTGCAGTGTGGCATGAGCAACACAGTAGAGTGGAGATTATTCACAATGATCAAGGCAACAGAACTACACCTTCTTGTGTTGCTTTCACCGACAAACAAAGGTTGATTGGCGATGCAGCTAAGAATCAAGCTGCTACTAACCCACAAAATACTATCTTTG aTGCTAAGAGGTTAATTGGTAGGCAGTTCAGTGATGATGTTGTTCAGAAGGATATCAATTTGTGGCCATTCAAAGTCATTGCCGATGTAAACAACAAACCCATGGTTGTTGTTCGGTACAAGGGTCAGGAGAAGCAGTTGTGTGCGGAGGAAATTTCATCAATGGTTCTCATAAAGATGCGGGAGATTGCAGAGGCATATTTGGAATCACCGGTTAAGAATGCAGTCATTACTGTGCCAGCTTATTTCAACGATTCTCAACGAAAAGCCACCAAAGATGCCGGTGCCATTGCTGGCCTTGATGTTATGAGGATAATGAGCGAGCCCACTGCAGCAGCTATTGCATATAGTCTTGACAAGAGAATTAACTGTGTTGTTGAACgaaatatttttgtgtttgatcTTGGTGGTGGAACTTTTGATGTGTCTCTTGTTACAATTAAGGATAAGGTCTTTCAAGTTAAGGCAACTGCTGGAAACACTCACCTTGGTGGAGAGGACTTTGATAATAGAATGGTAAATTACTTTGTAGAGGAGttcaaaaggaagaaaaaagttGACATTAGTGGGAACCCAAGAGCCATGAGAAGGTTGAGAACAACCTGTGAGAGGGTTAAAAGGATCCTCTCTTTTTCAGTTGACACAACTATTGAGGTAGATGCTTTATTTGAGGGCATTGACTTCTCTTCATCGATCACTCGTGCAAAGTTTGAGGAAATCAATATGGATCTTTTCAATGAATGTATGGAAACTGTTGAGAGTTGCCTTAATGACTCTAAGATGGACAAGAGTAGTGTAGATGATGTTGTCCTTGTTGGTGGGTCTTCTAGGATTCCCAAAGTGCAGCAGCTATTGAGGGACTTTTTTAAGGGAAAGGATCTGTGCAAGAGCATCAACCCTGATGAGGCTGTTGCATTTGGTGCAGCCGTGCTGGCTTCTTTGTTGACTGATGGAATTAAAAATGCTCCAAACTTGGAATTGGTCGATGTTACACCACTGTCTTTAGGTTTGCGGTTAAATCATGATTGCATGGAGGTAGTGATTCCTAGGAATACTACTATACCTGTCAAGAAGACATTGGATTGTGCGACAAGTAAGGATAACCAATCCTCAGCCTTGATAAAGGTTTATGAGGGTGAGAGAGCTTTAGCCAGCGAAAACAATTTTCTTGGTTCTTTTAGGCTCTCTGGATTGTCCCCTGCTCTTCGTGGCCACCCTCTTGATGTTTGTTTTtctattgatgaaaatggtattttgaCAGTATCTGTCGAGGAAGTATCCACAGGCAACTTGAGTGAGATTGTAATAATCAATTATAGAGACAGGTTATCAGcagtagaaattaaaaaattgattcatGAAGCTGAGAGTTACTGTGCTGAAGATAAGAAATTCCTACAAATGGCTCAAGCAAAAAATGCATTGGATGACTGCATTTACAAAATAGAATCTGCTATAAAGAAGCAGAATATTAACTTGAAACTCTCCACACCAGAGAACAAGAAGATCAATGTTGCAATTAAAATGGCAAAAGAATTGCTTGATGAGAATGACCTGCATGAAGTAGATCTTCTTGAGGATCATTTGGAGAACCTTGAAAGTATGTTTGAAGACCTTTGCATTAATCGTACTTag